The DNA window CACTGCAAGCGGTGCAGATAGGCCGCGCTCTCGCGGTTGATCCGGTCCGGAGTCAGCCGCCGGGCAGACGGGTGGCTGCAATTGATCAGCATGAACGACGACCAGTTCTTGCGTGGGTAAACCGACTGGGCCCTGCCGTCCATCTTGGTGGTCGCCGTCGGCCGGTAGTCATGATGCACGCAGACGACCGCCTTCGAGGGATCCTGGTATTCCGCCAGCTTCGCCACATCTCCGAAGAACAGGAAGTCGCAGTCGCAAAACAAGGCCCAGCCCGAGTAGCCCGCCAGCCAAGGAGTGAAGAAGCGCGAGTAGGTGAACTCCGTTGAAGCGAGCGGATCGATCTCACGCTCGTAAACTCCACGCGCCAGCAGGTCGTCCAGCTTGATCGGCTCGATCATTACCGGCACCGAGGCGTTCGCCAGCAACGAGGCGCGCGCCACTTCGTAAGCAATCGCTTCCCGCGAATCCCAGCCGATGAACGCCCTCAGATCCTTCATGATCCCTCCGCTCGGAATGACGTCTCCATGATGGCGATATCGTACCGCCGGCAACGGGCCCGCAGCCAGTTTTTCTCAAGATCCCACTGGTGGCCTCTCCATCCCTCGAACGAGAACCCGCAGATGGTGATCCGGTCGTCAGGAACCGACAACCGCGTGAGGAAGTGATGTATACCGAGATATCCTGTACTCGGGCACGGATTCTCCCCACCCGTCCGGAGATCGCGAAGGGCCGCCCGGTATTCCCGTGTCGTCAGGCACCGGACCGGCTTCCCCATCGCCTGGAAGGCGGCGATGGTCGGCTCGATCCAGTCATAGCGCCGCCGTTCCCGGATCCATCTGCGCAGCGGAACGCCATACAGCCGCAAGCTCAACCAGTTGTAGTTCAGGATCACCTCTCCGGCGGCACCGACGATCGGGCTCCGCCAGTAGTCGGAGTCGTCGAGACGACGCTTCATCGGAATATCGCAGGCGTTGACGAAAAGAAGGTCCGTCCGTGTTCCGGTCATCCCGATCGACCGTTTCGGCTGGTTGAACCGGATGACGAAGTCCGAGGCGTCAATCTCGTCGGAGAGGTCCCGAGAGACCTCGCCGTTACCGATGATGAAGATGCGGCGGCTCATCGCGGGGAAGGAAGGCAATCGTCCGGAAAGGGATTCCAACCACAGTCGGGCATGACCCCGTACGAACTCGGGAGAATGATCTGACTCTTTCCGATGGCAATGGATGGAAACGCCAAGTCGCCGAGGACGCAAAGGAAAGCAATGGCATCGATTCTGGCGGTCACTCCGCACGGAGGCGAACGCCGGTGCGCTTTCCGAAAACCGTTGCACCTGGAACGGGGCCGATGTTCACTGCGCCCGCTGTCAGGGGCCGTGGAGGTTCGGCAGGTGAATCCCGCCAGGCCTTGATCGGAGCAACGGTAGCTTGTCCGGATTTGCCGCGGTTCCCTGGCAGCACCTCACTCGCCATCCGCGGCCGGTTCCCGTTTCAGGATCTCACCGAGCTTCGCCGCGTCCTCGGGCGAGAGCTCGACTTGGTTCCACGGGTTGCCGCGGTCGAGGGCGACAGGCAGGACGGCCGGCGACGGTCGGTCGGCGGGAGCCCCGCGCATCGAGGCGATGGTTGCCTCGGGATCCAGCCGGTTCATCGGATTCATACTGTAGCCGGCTCCGATATCGACGCCGTCGCTCTCCCGCATCTCGAAATGAAGGTGCGCGGGATAGTAGCCGTTCGCCGTTCCGACGCTGCCGATAACGCGCCCCCGGGCCACCGCGGCTCCGACCGGGACGTCGATGTTCTGCAAGTGGGCATACATCGTCTGAAGCACGCGACCGTCGGCGGTGTGGTGGGCCACAACCACGGTATTTCCCCACCCCGGAGACGGCTCGCCGGCATACAGCACGCGACCGTCGGCGGCGGCGAACACCGGATCACCGAGATCGCTGTTCATCCCGCCGATGCCATTGAGATCGTCGCCGGTGTGATGACCGCCCCGGCCGTTGTTCATCTCCCAGAACTTCTGGGCATTGTAGGTCAGGCCGGCCTGCTCGGTGCCCATCGGTGGATCGAAACGGACCGCCCGGGGCAGCGTGGCAAGGTCCCATGCGCTCATCCGGTGCAAACGGTGACGCGGCTGGCCGTCGGCCGGCAGCTTGAGCGGGGCGTCGGCCATCTGGAAATTCGCCAGCGACTCGACCGGCGGCAGCTCGTGCGACGGACCCCGCAACCACACGAATCCGACCATCGCGGCACCGATGAGGATCAGCAGCAGGGTGATCGGATTGAACAGCTTCAACTACTAGGAACGTCGTGGTTCAGAAATCGAGGTAGATCTCGCTGCGCCGGTTGACCCGCCGGCCGTCGGGATTGTCCTCGCCGTCCTCGGTGAAATTCGGCTGCCGTGGCGCTGTCTGCCCTGCCGCCACGGTCTCGATCTGGTCCTCCGCCACGCCGGATGTCACGAGATACTCCTTCACGCTGCGCGCACGCCGGCCGGACAGGCTCTGGTTGTAGTCTTCGGTACCCAGGGCGTCGGTGTGACCCGAAATCGTCAACTTCTTGCCGGGATCCGTACGGAGCAGGTCCGCGACGATGCCCAGCTGCCGTTCCGTGCGCGGCGTGAGCGTGGCGGTATCGAAATCGAAATAGAGCACCAGCGTATCGCCGCCCTTCGGGTTCTTGAGCAGCGGCGTGTAGTGCACGTCGCCACCGCCGATTCTGCGGGCGTAGTCGGCGAGTAGCTGCTGCAGGTTGATCTCAGCGACCTTCCAGTTCGGCTCTCCTTCCGGACGTTGGAGGGTCATCGAGAACTGGGCGATTTCCGAACCGTCACCAGCCAGGACATTCGTCAGGTAGCCCGAGAGGTTCTCGCGCTGGAACATCGCCCGCAGCGGCTTCTGGGGACGCAGCTTGTAGCCACCTTCCTCAAACAGGATGCACAGCCCCGCAATCTTGGCGTCGGAGACTTTCGAGGAATCGACGAACTCCTTCGCCATCTCGAATTCCTGCCGCAGCACCGCCTGCAGGAAGGCGTCGGCGATTCCCAGCGAGTCGACCAGCACCGCCTTGGGCACGGGCTGGTCGGCCGAGGGAGGCAACGTCATCGACTGCACTCCCCAGCGGCCCTGATCCCGGACCAGGTCGAAAAAGATCCGGTCGCGGCCCGGTTCGGCACCATCGAGGTAGAGCGCCCAGCGGGAACGGGCGTTGATTTCCATCTCCCCGACCTCGCGCGCCGGCTCGGGCCTGGCAAACCGCAGCGGACCCGCGCCCGCCATCGCGGCGAGCTTGGCCCGGGTTTCCGCATCGAGCGCGCCCTTTCCGATCAGTCGCCCGGCGGTGGCGAAATCGCCGGCCTCAAGGGCCTCGCCAATCTTCCCGATCAGCTCGCCGGGATTCGCACTGCGCAGACCGACCCCGGCATTCTGGAGCGCGTCCATCGGCGACTCCGGCGTATCGACCTCCTGCTCGGCAAGTTCCGGCATGGGCGGCGCGTCGCTCTCCGGCACCTCGATCACCGGCCGATCGACCTTCGGCGGGGGCGGCGGATTCTCGGCCTCGGCGGGCGGGCGGTGGTTGCGGAGGAGAATGAGAAGGGTCGCCAGCGCTCCGATGACGAGAGCGACGGCGAGCAGCGGCAATTGCGAGCGCGACATGGATGTTCTGGAAGTGGCGGGCCGGGACACCCCGAAAGAGGAAACGCGCCGGGGCGCTTCGGTTTATCGTTGGCTCTGGGTCGGCGTCGTGTCTTCGCCGGATTCCTCCCGCGGCAACGGTTGAAGCACAACCCGGACCGTGCGCCCGTTCCGCACGATCTGGAATGACGTCGCCTGGGCCGCCGCGGATGCCGCGACCTGCCGTTCGAACTCCTCGACCGACCGGACCGGCGTCTGGTTCACGGCGGTAATCAGATCACTGACAATGATGCGTCCGGCGGCGATGGAGTCGGGAAGGATCTCGGTCACGGTCACGCCGAGCTGCCCCGGCGCCGGATCGCGGGTCAGGATGCCGACCTTTCGCAGAACCTCCTCCGGAGGTGCGGTCACGCCGCGGTCCTTGACGCTCTTCCGTGCGGTCGGGGTCTCCATCCGGGCCTCTTCGATCACCGCCTCAAGGGTCAGCGTTTCGCCGTCGCGCCAGACGTCGATCGGGATCTTGTCACCGACACGGGAGCGCTGCACCAAGGTGAAGATCTCGGCCATCGAATCGATGGTTTCACCGCCATAGCGGGTGAGGATGTCGCGTGGCTTGAGCCCGGCCTTTTCCGCCGGCGACCCTTCGCCGACCGCCACGATCACGGCACCCGGTCCATCGTAACCGATCAACTGGCGGAAGCGCGGATCGAGGTCGAGCATCCTGACGCCGAGGTAGCCGCGGATCGGCCGGCCACGCTCGAGGATCGCATGGAGCGCCTCCTTCACGTCGTTGCCACGGATCGAGAAACCGACGCCCTGGAAGCCGGAGTTCACACGGTCATCCGGCCGGTAGATCGCCGAGTTGATGCCGATGATCTCGCCCTGAAGGTTGACCAGCGGTCCGCCCGAGTTGCCGGGATTGATCGCGGCATCGGTCTGGAACAGATCGCGCTGGGTATCCGACAGCGATCGCTCGAGGGCCGAGATGATGCCTTGCGTGACGGTTTCACCGAGACCGAAGGGGTTGCCGATTGCGAAAACGATCTGGCCCCGCTTGACCAATTCGGAGTCGCCGAACTTGAGCGGCTGGAATTCCACGTCGGCCTCGACCTTGAGCACCGCGATGTCGAGCAGCGGGTCGCTGCCGATCAACGACGCCGGATGGATCTGTCCGTTGTGCATCGTCACCTGGATCTGCTGCTGACCCTTCACCACATGGTAGTTGGTCACGACGTGTCCCTCGTGGGTCACGATCACCCCGGAGCCCTGACCCTGGGTCGGGACGGGACGGATCAGCTGGCGGCCATAGCCATCGAGCATGCGCTGGGCACGGACACCGCTGGTATCGATGCTGACCACCGACGGCACGACCGCATCGGTCAGACGCGCGTATTCGTCGTTCAGCCGCGCCAACAGCTCGACGTCGTCGAGCTCGAGCGGCGGCTTCTCGGGCAGTGTGAAGGTCTCGGGCCGATGCGAGGGTGTCTCGCCACCGGAGAACAGCTTCTTCAGGCCGTCGGGGCCATTGCGGATCGCATAGACGACCGCGAAAGCGGCCACGAACACGACCGCCAGCGGAAAGAGTCGGCGGATGCCTTCGTTCATCGGGCAGGTAAGGGTGGGTGTATCCGAAAGGGGCCTCTTCCGAAGCCGATTTGCAAGGAAATCCCTTCACCATGCCGACCGGGAGCGACCGCTCCCGGTACCGAAGGCGGTCGGGATCAACCTCCCATGTCTTCGAGGATCTCGGGATCCGAGATCATCTTGCGATAGGTCGATT is part of the Haloferula helveola genome and encodes:
- a CDS encoding glycosyltransferase, which encodes MKDLRAFIGWDSREAIAYEVARASLLANASVPVMIEPIKLDDLLARGVYEREIDPLASTEFTYSRFFTPWLAGYSGWALFCDCDFLFFGDVAKLAEYQDPSKAVVCVHHDYRPTATTKMDGRAQSVYPRKNWSSFMLINCSHPSARRLTPDRINRESAAYLHRLQWAACTEIGELPGSWNWLEGWDDRPKEGVPDAVHFTSGGPWFENCRDVDYGPEWTVWADRVDPGWRPS
- a CDS encoding M23 family metallopeptidase, with product MKLFNPITLLLILIGAAMVGFVWLRGPSHELPPVESLANFQMADAPLKLPADGQPRHRLHRMSAWDLATLPRAVRFDPPMGTEQAGLTYNAQKFWEMNNGRGGHHTGDDLNGIGGMNSDLGDPVFAAADGRVLYAGEPSPGWGNTVVVAHHTADGRVLQTMYAHLQNIDVPVGAAVARGRVIGSVGTANGYYPAHLHFEMRESDGVDIGAGYSMNPMNRLDPEATIASMRGAPADRPSPAVLPVALDRGNPWNQVELSPEDAAKLGEILKREPAADGE
- a CDS encoding OmpA family protein — translated: MSRSQLPLLAVALVIGALATLLILLRNHRPPAEAENPPPPPKVDRPVIEVPESDAPPMPELAEQEVDTPESPMDALQNAGVGLRSANPGELIGKIGEALEAGDFATAGRLIGKGALDAETRAKLAAMAGAGPLRFARPEPAREVGEMEINARSRWALYLDGAEPGRDRIFFDLVRDQGRWGVQSMTLPPSADQPVPKAVLVDSLGIADAFLQAVLRQEFEMAKEFVDSSKVSDAKIAGLCILFEEGGYKLRPQKPLRAMFQRENLSGYLTNVLAGDGSEIAQFSMTLQRPEGEPNWKVAEINLQQLLADYARRIGGGDVHYTPLLKNPKGGDTLVLYFDFDTATLTPRTERQLGIVADLLRTDPGKKLTISGHTDALGTEDYNQSLSGRRARSVKEYLVTSGVAEDQIETVAAGQTAPRQPNFTEDGEDNPDGRRVNRRSEIYLDF
- a CDS encoding trypsin-like peptidase domain-containing protein, whose product is MNEGIRRLFPLAVVFVAAFAVVYAIRNGPDGLKKLFSGGETPSHRPETFTLPEKPPLELDDVELLARLNDEYARLTDAVVPSVVSIDTSGVRAQRMLDGYGRQLIRPVPTQGQGSGVIVTHEGHVVTNYHVVKGQQQIQVTMHNGQIHPASLIGSDPLLDIAVLKVEADVEFQPLKFGDSELVKRGQIVFAIGNPFGLGETVTQGIISALERSLSDTQRDLFQTDAAINPGNSGGPLVNLQGEIIGINSAIYRPDDRVNSGFQGVGFSIRGNDVKEALHAILERGRPIRGYLGVRMLDLDPRFRQLIGYDGPGAVIVAVGEGSPAEKAGLKPRDILTRYGGETIDSMAEIFTLVQRSRVGDKIPIDVWRDGETLTLEAVIEEARMETPTARKSVKDRGVTAPPEEVLRKVGILTRDPAPGQLGVTVTEILPDSIAAGRIIVSDLITAVNQTPVRSVEEFERQVAASAAAQATSFQIVRNGRTVRVVLQPLPREESGEDTTPTQSQR